A genomic window from Alkalihalobacillus sp. AL-G includes:
- a CDS encoding LPXTG cell wall anchor domain-containing protein has protein sequence MMWLLLLGALLIVLAAAIYYDKRKKHEADVHYNPKEYEKRPHRQQAKEKYHEHYGIGGEGNQPPPT, from the coding sequence ATGATGTGGCTATTATTGTTGGGTGCACTGTTGATTGTGCTGGCTGCGGCCATTTATTATGACAAAAGGAAAAAGCACGAAGCAGATGTTCATTACAACCCAAAGGAATATGAGAAACGACCACATCGTCAGCAAGCAAAAGAGAAGTACCATGAACACTATGGAATTGGTGGCGAAGGAAACCAACCACCTCCAACTTGA
- a CDS encoding patatin family protein: protein MTSTGLVLEGGGMRGVYTAGVLEYFMEQDFYLPYVIGVSAGACQAASYLSRQKGRNKQVCIGYVQHPDYISIKNLFRKKQLFGMDLIFDAIPNQLVPFDYETFHQTGEKFLIGTTDCITGEAVYYEKSAYRDKILPILRASSSLPFMAPVIEFEGRVLMDGGISDPIPLKRSEQDGNQKNIVILTRNDGYLKRRSKMNWLAKRFYPKYEGLIQRLDDRFQKYNDTISYISEKEASGDVYVIRPTEPLKVSRVERDPVKLTELYEQGYEDAAKHLEHIKKWIKQPSELVKDASPS, encoded by the coding sequence ATGACTTCAACTGGACTAGTATTGGAAGGCGGAGGAATGAGGGGTGTGTATACAGCAGGCGTTTTAGAATACTTTATGGAGCAGGATTTCTACCTCCCATATGTGATCGGTGTATCTGCGGGAGCCTGCCAAGCCGCATCTTATCTTTCCAGGCAGAAAGGGCGAAACAAACAGGTATGTATCGGCTATGTCCAGCACCCTGATTACATCTCAATTAAAAATTTATTCCGAAAGAAACAGTTATTCGGAATGGATCTTATCTTTGATGCGATCCCAAATCAACTCGTTCCATTTGATTACGAAACCTTCCACCAAACCGGAGAAAAGTTTCTCATTGGAACGACCGATTGTATTACGGGTGAGGCGGTCTACTATGAGAAATCCGCTTATCGCGATAAAATCCTACCGATCCTACGTGCGTCTAGTTCACTTCCATTTATGGCCCCTGTGATTGAGTTTGAGGGGCGGGTATTAATGGATGGTGGAATTTCAGATCCGATCCCGCTTAAACGGTCTGAACAGGACGGCAATCAGAAAAACATCGTTATTCTAACCCGCAATGATGGCTATTTAAAAAGACGCTCAAAAATGAATTGGCTAGCCAAGCGGTTTTATCCAAAATATGAAGGACTTATCCAACGTTTAGACGATCGTTTTCAAAAATACAACGATACGATTTCCTACATTTCTGAGAAAGAGGCATCTGGTGACGTTTATGTAATTCGCCCCACTGAGCCACTAAAAGTTAGCCGCGTAGAACGAGATCCAGTAAAACTGACCGAACTATACGAACAAGGATACGAAGATGCCGCCAAACATTTAGAGCACATCAAGAAATGGATTAAGCAACCTTCTGAATTGGTTAAGGATGCTTCCCCTTCGTAA
- a CDS encoding thioredoxin domain-containing protein — MANKKKKKNQTVYKPPKNSNKGFILIISGIFILAAILLFFVSNQEPKGDATGNTDIEVSYEGQPSIGEEDAPVKILEFADFKCPGCAHFAAEIYPQIQKDFIDTGKVEMFMVNKPFVGPDSTTAAIVGEAVLAQDEQAYWEYYELVFSNQGKEQEQWATEEFLIGLIDENIEGINIEQLKSDIDAGKFEDEIKEDITMSNEVQSTPTIVINGKQIQDPFDYEGTIKPAIEDAIADNNE, encoded by the coding sequence ATGGCAAATAAAAAGAAAAAGAAAAATCAAACGGTATATAAGCCGCCAAAAAATAGTAATAAAGGCTTTATCTTAATTATAAGCGGAATTTTCATATTAGCAGCGATCCTGTTATTTTTTGTGAGCAATCAAGAGCCAAAAGGAGATGCGACTGGCAACACCGACATTGAGGTTTCCTATGAAGGTCAGCCTTCGATCGGTGAAGAGGACGCCCCCGTCAAAATATTAGAGTTCGCCGATTTCAAGTGTCCGGGATGTGCGCATTTTGCCGCAGAAATTTACCCACAGATCCAGAAAGATTTTATCGATACCGGAAAAGTAGAAATGTTTATGGTGAACAAGCCATTTGTAGGACCTGATTCTACAACTGCTGCAATTGTCGGTGAAGCTGTTTTGGCTCAAGATGAACAGGCATATTGGGAATATTATGAGCTTGTATTCAGTAATCAGGGGAAAGAACAAGAGCAGTGGGCCACCGAAGAGTTTTTGATTGGCCTGATCGATGAAAACATCGAAGGTATTAATATTGAACAATTGAAAAGCGACATTGATGCTGGTAAATTCGAAGATGAAATTAAGGAAGATATCACAATGAGTAATGAAGTCCAAAGTACACCAACCATCGTCATTAACGGCAAGCAAATTCAAGACCCATTTGATTACGAGGGTACGATCAAACCAGCTATCGAAGACGCTATTGCAGATAACAATGAATAA
- a CDS encoding disulfide oxidoreductase: MNKLLSTAWIVSIVAVLGSLYFSEIAGFIPCQLCWYQRILMYPLVVIIGVGLYVDDAKLPYYVLPLSILGVFVSGFHYLHQKTEWFATAVQCTQGVPCSGEYINWIGFITIPFLALTAFIFITIFLILQLKK, encoded by the coding sequence ATGAATAAGCTTTTATCTACAGCTTGGATCGTATCAATCGTTGCAGTGCTTGGAAGTCTTTATTTTAGTGAAATAGCAGGCTTCATTCCCTGTCAGTTATGCTGGTACCAACGGATTTTGATGTACCCGCTCGTCGTAATTATCGGGGTCGGATTGTACGTAGATGATGCTAAGCTTCCTTACTATGTCCTGCCATTAAGTATTCTCGGTGTTTTCGTATCGGGCTTTCATTATCTCCACCAAAAGACCGAGTGGTTCGCAACTGCGGTTCAATGTACTCAAGGAGTTCCGTGTTCAGGAGAGTACATCAACTGGATCGGCTTCATTACGATCCCGTTTCTAGCGTTAACCGCATTTATTTTCATAACGATATTCCTGATCCTTCAATTGAAAAAGTAA
- the nfsA gene encoding oxygen-insensitive NADPH nitroreductase, translating to MNQTIDTILNHRSIRSFKDEPLTEEQISTIVQCAQAAATSSYLQVYSIIGVKEPVKKKKLAELAGNQEYVEDNGHFFVFCADLNRHKLAAELEGIPIENVIETLESTEKFMVGMIDAALAAQNAVIAAESMGLGICFIGGLRNNLPEVAKVLKTPDRVVPLFGLCVGVPDQQPGQKQRLPIDNVYHVDEYIQDESQFKQQLSNYNEDISDYYLKRTQGKRSHTWTEIVTGKMTKPVRMYMKDFLKSIKLPLK from the coding sequence ATGAATCAGACGATAGACACAATCCTCAACCATCGATCGATACGCTCCTTTAAAGATGAGCCATTAACCGAAGAACAAATTTCCACGATTGTACAATGTGCACAAGCTGCAGCAACATCAAGTTATCTTCAGGTGTATTCGATCATTGGAGTAAAGGAACCTGTGAAAAAGAAAAAACTTGCTGAATTAGCTGGCAATCAAGAATATGTCGAAGACAACGGTCACTTTTTCGTGTTTTGTGCCGATTTGAACCGCCATAAATTAGCTGCTGAATTAGAGGGGATTCCGATTGAAAATGTAATTGAAACGTTGGAATCCACTGAAAAATTCATGGTTGGTATGATTGATGCGGCACTTGCTGCACAAAATGCAGTTATAGCGGCGGAATCAATGGGACTGGGGATTTGCTTCATAGGTGGACTACGGAATAATCTTCCGGAAGTGGCTAAAGTTTTAAAAACACCAGATCGAGTCGTGCCGCTCTTCGGACTATGTGTAGGTGTACCAGATCAACAGCCGGGGCAAAAACAACGCTTACCAATCGACAACGTCTACCATGTTGATGAATATATCCAGGATGAAAGCCAATTCAAACAACAGTTATCGAACTATAACGAGGACATCTCCGATTATTATCTAAAAAGAACTCAAGGAAAACGATCCCATACATGGACGGAAATTGTGACTGGGAAAATGACCAAGCCCGTCCGGATGTATATGAAAGACTTTTTGAAAAGCATCAAACTACCTTTAAAATAG
- a CDS encoding flavodoxin family protein: MKILAINGSARDDGNTELLTKKALDGLDVTHIHLRDFNIRPIDDLRHTEGGFQPVEDDNDRLVEMMLDHDILVFATPVYWYGMSGIMKNLIDRWSQNLRDSRFDFKDKLSKKTAYVICCGGDNPKLKALPLIQQFSYIFDFVSMEFGGYIIGKGNQPGEVLNDIEALAQAEQLNKHLN, from the coding sequence ATGAAGATATTAGCGATAAATGGCAGTGCAAGGGATGATGGAAATACAGAACTTTTAACCAAGAAAGCATTAGATGGGCTGGATGTGACTCATATCCATTTGAGAGATTTCAATATACGCCCGATTGATGATTTGCGACATACAGAAGGTGGTTTTCAACCTGTTGAGGATGATAACGATCGGCTTGTTGAAATGATGCTTGATCATGATATTCTTGTTTTTGCCACGCCTGTCTACTGGTATGGAATGTCTGGGATTATGAAGAACCTCATCGATCGATGGTCTCAAAATTTACGTGATTCCCGTTTTGATTTCAAAGATAAATTGTCCAAGAAAACTGCATACGTCATTTGCTGCGGAGGCGATAATCCAAAACTTAAAGCCTTGCCACTCATCCAGCAATTCAGCTATATTTTTGATTTTGTATCCATGGAATTTGGCGGATATATAATTGGAAAAGGCAATCAACCAGGCGAAGTTCTTAACGATATTGAAGCACTTGCACAAGCGGAACAATTAAATAAGCATTTGAACTGA
- a CDS encoding ATP-dependent Clp protease ATP-binding subunit: MRCQKCQINDVNVKMTLYINGNTQQLHLCSKCYQEIQNEMKQPSGFGSFDNPMFDQIDSFMNGFTSDSNHKQEKNAAGKGGGRGGLLDELGRNLTDAAKAGLIDPVIGRDKEVKRVTEILNRRNKNNPVLIGEPGVGKTAIAEGLALKISEKDVPNKLLNKEVYLLDVSSLVANTGIRGQFEERMKQLIAELQQRKNVILFVDEVHLLVGAGSAEGSMDAGNILKPALARGELQIVGATTLKEYRQIEKDAALERRFQPVMVKEPTMEEAMEILKGLKPKYEDFHEVQFSDEALKACVSLSHRYIQDRFLPDKAIDLMDEAGSKMNLEHAGTSEGQIQERLEQIGKEKEEATKAEDYERAAKLRDEETKIHEQAATADSGSGNTEIKLEDIQLLVEEKTSIPVRKLQSDEQNKMKHFAERLGGSVIGQDAAVEKVAKAIRRSRAGLKSKVRPIGAFLFVGPTGVGKTELTKTLAKELFGSKESLIRLDMSEYMEKHSVSKLIGSPPGYVGHEEAGQLTERVRRNPYSIILLDEIEKAHPDVQHMFLQIMEDGRLTDSQGRTVSFKDTVIIMTSNAGTGEKRIKVGFENDTNEAVSILESLSAYFKPEFLNRFDAIIPFNELNEGHLVEIVDLMLDDIREMVADSAREIEVTEAAKKQIARLGYDPRFGARPIRRVLQEKVEDGIADLLLDEEDVTKIVIDVVDEEIVVRKGVNDQE; encoded by the coding sequence ATGCGTTGTCAAAAATGTCAAATAAACGATGTAAATGTAAAAATGACCCTTTATATAAACGGGAATACACAACAACTACATCTATGCTCGAAGTGTTATCAAGAAATTCAAAATGAAATGAAACAACCGAGCGGATTCGGTTCTTTCGATAATCCAATGTTTGATCAGATAGATTCCTTTATGAATGGGTTCACATCTGATTCAAACCATAAGCAAGAAAAAAATGCAGCAGGTAAAGGTGGCGGACGTGGAGGGCTTCTCGATGAACTTGGCCGTAACCTGACAGATGCAGCGAAAGCAGGGCTTATCGATCCAGTCATCGGACGCGACAAAGAAGTCAAACGTGTAACGGAAATCCTCAACCGACGTAATAAGAACAACCCGGTATTAATCGGTGAACCTGGTGTCGGTAAAACCGCGATTGCAGAAGGTTTGGCACTTAAGATTTCAGAAAAAGATGTTCCAAATAAACTATTGAACAAGGAAGTGTATTTACTTGATGTTTCTTCACTTGTTGCGAATACAGGTATTCGCGGCCAATTTGAGGAACGGATGAAGCAGCTGATCGCTGAGCTTCAGCAACGTAAAAACGTCATTTTATTCGTTGATGAGGTTCACCTGCTTGTCGGAGCCGGATCTGCTGAAGGTTCAATGGATGCAGGCAACATTTTAAAACCAGCACTCGCACGTGGGGAGCTTCAAATCGTTGGTGCAACAACATTAAAAGAGTACCGACAAATTGAAAAGGATGCTGCGCTTGAACGACGCTTCCAGCCTGTCATGGTGAAGGAACCGACAATGGAAGAAGCGATGGAAATTTTAAAAGGACTAAAACCAAAATATGAAGACTTTCATGAAGTCCAATTCTCGGATGAAGCTCTTAAAGCCTGTGTTTCATTGTCTCACCGCTACATTCAAGATAGATTTTTACCAGACAAAGCAATCGACTTGATGGATGAAGCAGGTTCGAAAATGAATCTTGAGCATGCGGGTACAAGCGAGGGTCAAATTCAAGAGCGACTCGAACAGATTGGCAAAGAAAAAGAAGAAGCGACAAAAGCAGAGGATTATGAGCGTGCAGCAAAACTTCGAGACGAAGAAACGAAGATTCACGAACAGGCAGCGACTGCAGACTCAGGCAGTGGAAATACCGAAATCAAGCTTGAAGACATCCAATTGCTCGTTGAAGAGAAAACGAGTATCCCGGTCCGTAAGCTGCAAAGCGACGAACAGAACAAGATGAAGCATTTCGCTGAACGTCTTGGTGGTAGTGTCATCGGTCAAGATGCTGCGGTCGAAAAAGTGGCAAAAGCGATCCGCCGTAGTCGTGCCGGGTTGAAATCGAAAGTGCGTCCGATTGGTGCATTCCTATTCGTCGGACCGACTGGTGTTGGTAAAACGGAGCTGACGAAAACGCTCGCAAAAGAATTGTTCGGATCAAAAGAATCATTGATTCGTCTCGATATGAGTGAGTACATGGAGAAGCACTCTGTTTCTAAGCTGATCGGTTCCCCTCCAGGCTATGTTGGGCACGAGGAAGCCGGGCAGCTGACAGAACGTGTTCGTCGTAACCCATACAGCATCATTCTGTTGGATGAAATTGAAAAAGCTCACCCAGATGTCCAGCATATGTTCCTTCAAATCATGGAAGACGGCCGTCTGACCGACAGCCAAGGGCGCACAGTAAGCTTTAAAGATACGGTCATCATCATGACAAGTAATGCCGGTACAGGTGAGAAACGAATCAAGGTCGGTTTTGAAAATGATACGAACGAAGCGGTTTCCATTTTAGAGAGCTTAAGTGCATACTTCAAGCCTGAATTTTTGAACCGTTTCGATGCAATCATTCCATTCAACGAATTGAATGAGGGTCATCTCGTTGAAATCGTTGACTTGATGCTTGATGATATCCGTGAAATGGTAGCAGATAGTGCACGAGAAATCGAAGTAACGGAAGCAGCGAAAAAGCAAATTGCCCGACTCGGATATGATCCGCGATTCGGAGCACGTCCGATCCGACGCGTTTTACAGGAAAAAGTGGAAGATGGAATCGCAGATCTTCTTCTGGACGAAGAGGACGTCACCAAAATCGTAATTGATGTAGTTGATGAGGAAATCGTTGTACGAAAAGGGGTAAATGATCAAGAATAA
- a CDS encoding DUF3995 domain-containing protein, with protein MLEKKVNIPNFSHQLQLSRKLVLAGYAVFIWSIAYMLPHLYWALGGTVGLSLLKPSIAELSYWEMINWVASVFLTAAGLLGIAFIYLRNQMVIRCLLLAIALIGCSIATSHGIYGIFYRIFQITGVVTVESGPFIAEEHTFVWSDLLLFEPWFMIEGILLGILGWCYINKPRNRRIWLTLCTIGILIGLISGLLGVRFA; from the coding sequence ATGCTTGAAAAGAAAGTAAACATTCCCAATTTTAGTCACCAATTACAGCTTTCACGTAAATTGGTATTGGCAGGATATGCTGTATTCATTTGGTCAATAGCCTATATGTTGCCACATCTTTATTGGGCTTTAGGCGGCACAGTTGGTTTGTCGCTGCTAAAGCCATCTATTGCCGAGTTATCTTATTGGGAAATGATCAATTGGGTAGCATCTGTATTCCTCACAGCGGCGGGACTCCTCGGTATTGCATTTATTTATCTTAGGAATCAAATGGTCATTAGGTGCTTGCTGCTCGCGATAGCCTTGATTGGATGCTCGATAGCGACCTCCCATGGTATTTATGGGATCTTCTACCGAATTTTTCAAATTACAGGTGTTGTAACGGTGGAATCGGGTCCGTTTATTGCTGAGGAACATACTTTTGTGTGGTCGGATCTTTTATTATTCGAACCATGGTTTATGATCGAGGGTATACTGCTAGGAATCCTTGGTTGGTGTTACATTAATAAGCCACGCAACAGACGAATCTGGTTGACCCTCTGTACGATCGGTATACTGATCGGTTTAATTTCAGGTCTCTTGGGTGTTCGATTTGCGTAA
- a CDS encoding TIGR04104 family putative zinc finger protein: MSFLVLPSSQLFSHQNSSVGAVNDSFPHVKTNCNRKWTWKQTIINLFKIRKRICPYCKKKQFLSAKSRNNLSLLGIIPLPLGTPLSSFGASTVLFIGIYRNRFYPL, encoded by the coding sequence GTGTCCTTCTTGGTATTGCCGTCGTCTCAACTATTCTCGCATCAAAATTCTTCCGTTGGAGCAGTGAATGATTCATTCCCGCATGTCAAAACAAATTGCAATCGGAAATGGACTTGGAAACAAACTATTATCAATCTGTTCAAAATACGCAAAAGGATTTGTCCGTACTGCAAGAAGAAACAATTCCTATCTGCAAAGTCGCGGAATAATCTTTCGCTTTTGGGGATCATTCCTCTTCCTTTAGGGACACCTCTGAGCTCATTCGGCGCTTCAACCGTACTTTTTATTGGAATCTATCGTAATCGCTTTTATCCCTTATAA
- a CDS encoding ABC transporter permease has protein sequence MTALVKLARLETKMFFRDRLSVFWTFLFPVLMIWLFGSMFTGSQMGGRTFAELYVPSWIGVNIVTTSFFTLGTVLTNYRETGVLRRYQSTPLQPWKILMAHTVQGTVIFAISAVLLMVFGMLMYDLTLPEYIGSTLVALLISILCFFPFALFLTSLAKNTQTAAAISTLFLNLMLFLSGATFPLEMMPEVLQYVSKILPLYYTIELLRGTWTQGPIWDYGLEVSVLLGIAVVSTILASKFFRWSSE, from the coding sequence ATGACGGCACTTGTAAAGCTAGCACGACTTGAAACGAAGATGTTTTTCAGGGATCGATTGAGTGTGTTCTGGACGTTCCTTTTTCCAGTGTTGATGATCTGGCTGTTCGGATCGATGTTCACCGGGAGTCAAATGGGTGGCAGAACGTTTGCAGAGCTGTACGTACCGTCCTGGATCGGCGTTAATATTGTAACGACGTCGTTCTTTACGCTCGGAACGGTACTTACAAACTATCGGGAAACAGGTGTCTTACGCCGTTATCAATCCACGCCGCTTCAGCCATGGAAAATCCTGATGGCCCATACGGTTCAGGGAACAGTAATCTTTGCAATATCAGCCGTGCTTCTTATGGTTTTCGGAATGCTCATGTACGACCTTACATTGCCTGAATACATCGGTAGCACGTTAGTTGCACTTTTGATCAGTATTCTTTGTTTTTTCCCGTTTGCCTTGTTTTTGACTTCACTTGCAAAAAATACGCAGACGGCAGCGGCGATCAGCACATTGTTTTTAAATCTGATGCTGTTTCTGTCTGGCGCGACGTTCCCTCTCGAAATGATGCCTGAGGTGCTGCAGTATGTATCGAAAATCTTGCCGCTCTATTATACGATTGAATTGTTGCGTGGAACATGGACACAAGGGCCGATCTGGGATTATGGCCTTGAAGTAAGTGTCCTTCTTGGTATTGCCGTCGTCTCAACTATTCTCGCATCAAAATTCTTCCGTTGGAGCAGTGAATGA
- a CDS encoding ABC transporter ATP-binding protein — MSTVIQVDNITKSYGDTKAVQGISFTVQKGEVFGIIGPNGAGKTTTIEMLEGIRKPDNGKIDVLGLEPSRQLRELNKLIGVQFQATSIPKKMKVSEALDLFESFYPNNSQKGGLIEQLGLQEKLNDSFENLSGGWKQRVTLALATLHQPEIVFLDEPSMGLDPHARRELWSMIHLLKEQGCTIVVTTHYMEEAEKLCDRVAMIYGGQLKALDTPRQLLDEMTVNYLSFQSDLFDYDGLLSLPSVIRVEHDHDTYKVYSEKLQQTAYHIFNYCHEKEIEIRNFKFEKGTLDDLFVHYLKKEETA, encoded by the coding sequence ATGAGTACAGTCATACAGGTTGACAATATAACAAAATCGTACGGTGATACGAAGGCGGTTCAAGGAATCTCCTTTACGGTTCAAAAAGGTGAGGTTTTCGGAATCATCGGTCCGAATGGAGCAGGGAAAACAACTACAATCGAAATGCTGGAAGGTATTCGTAAACCGGACAATGGAAAAATAGATGTTTTAGGTTTGGAGCCTAGTCGACAGCTCCGGGAGTTGAACAAACTGATCGGGGTTCAATTTCAAGCGACTTCAATCCCAAAAAAAATGAAGGTAAGCGAGGCACTCGACTTATTTGAATCCTTTTATCCGAACAACTCGCAAAAAGGGGGTTTAATCGAACAACTTGGTTTACAGGAAAAGCTGAATGACAGCTTTGAAAACTTGTCGGGTGGTTGGAAACAACGAGTGACACTTGCACTAGCCACTCTTCATCAGCCGGAAATCGTGTTTCTCGATGAACCGAGTATGGGGTTGGATCCACACGCGAGACGGGAGCTTTGGTCGATGATTCATCTGTTAAAGGAACAAGGCTGTACGATCGTCGTTACCACTCATTATATGGAAGAAGCTGAAAAGCTTTGCGACCGCGTAGCAATGATTTATGGCGGACAACTAAAAGCATTGGATACACCTCGTCAGCTTTTGGACGAAATGACCGTCAATTACCTGTCCTTCCAAAGCGATTTGTTCGACTACGATGGTTTGCTTTCACTTCCGAGCGTTATAAGGGTCGAGCATGATCATGATACGTACAAGGTTTACAGTGAAAAGCTTCAACAAACTGCCTACCATATTTTTAACTATTGTCATGAAAAAGAGATTGAGATTCGGAATTTCAAATTTGAAAAAGGCACGCTTGATGATTTGTTCGTCCATTATCTAAAAAAGGAGGAAACGGCATGA
- the pxpB gene encoding 5-oxoprolinase subunit PxpB, with protein sequence MDIKLIPIGDTAVTLHFGSKINEKTGNRIQSFTSLLIQQSYSWLIEFVPAYTTVTIYYDPINLMEKGKSPFSYIKQTLQDLADKIKDESNTNARTIEIPVCYGEDYGPDLEHVATSNKLSKEQVIDLHSNSNYRVYMLGFTPGFPYIGGLDEALATPRKQTPASRIPEGSVGIAGHQTGIYPNESPGGWQIIGRTPLKLFKAVHKPPTLLQAGDRVRFRSITEQEFLALKEDER encoded by the coding sequence ATGGATATAAAACTGATTCCAATAGGAGATACGGCAGTTACGCTTCATTTCGGATCGAAAATCAATGAGAAAACAGGCAACCGAATCCAGTCGTTTACTAGCTTATTAATTCAACAATCCTACTCCTGGCTCATTGAATTTGTTCCTGCTTATACGACGGTGACGATCTACTACGATCCTATAAATCTGATGGAAAAGGGTAAGTCACCTTTTTCCTATATAAAACAAACACTTCAGGACCTTGCGGATAAAATTAAAGACGAAAGCAATACAAATGCAAGAACCATCGAGATTCCTGTCTGTTATGGAGAAGATTATGGACCCGATTTGGAGCACGTTGCAACATCCAACAAGCTGTCAAAAGAGCAAGTGATCGATCTTCATAGCAACAGCAACTACCGCGTGTATATGCTTGGATTTACACCGGGGTTCCCCTATATCGGAGGACTGGATGAAGCACTTGCAACTCCACGTAAACAAACACCAGCTTCCCGGATTCCGGAGGGGTCAGTAGGGATTGCTGGCCATCAGACAGGTATTTACCCGAATGAATCGCCTGGAGGCTGGCAAATCATCGGCCGAACTCCACTGAAATTATTTAAAGCGGTCCACAAACCGCCAACTCTTTTACAAGCAGGAGACCGAGTTCGATTCCGTTCCATTACTGAGCAGGAGTTTCTAGCATTGAAGGAGGATGAGCGATGA
- a CDS encoding biotin-dependent carboxyltransferase family protein, with protein MITIVQPGLFTTIQDKGRVGFQKFGVPVSGAMDIDAHRIANLLVGNDENSATIEMTIQGTEMKLEQDALVAFFGRGPTLRTNSRELPHGRPHFLSKGSIVKHAFTGSGARSYMAVAGGINVPIIMDSRSTYTRASFGGHEGRRLAKGDQLEIGKLTTEQEKILQFIKETGTDHLVTWFVPSQFFDSDVPNNTIQIIKNEQLETFTIESQNALLARPFTVTSQSDRMGYRLEGAELSKKSSKNEISSAVPFGTIQVPPDGNPIILLADRQTTGGYPIIGYTASIDRHKLAQMKPGDKLYFESIDVEEAQEQFFLKEEAIRQVKAGIKLRLKGLKKK; from the coding sequence ATGATTACGATTGTTCAGCCTGGGCTTTTTACGACGATTCAAGATAAAGGTAGAGTAGGCTTTCAAAAATTCGGTGTTCCGGTGAGTGGGGCTATGGACATTGATGCGCATCGAATCGCAAACCTGCTCGTTGGGAACGATGAAAACTCAGCGACCATAGAAATGACGATTCAAGGCACCGAGATGAAACTCGAACAGGATGCACTCGTCGCTTTTTTCGGAAGAGGACCGACTTTACGTACAAATAGTCGCGAACTGCCGCATGGAAGACCGCACTTCCTGTCAAAAGGATCAATTGTCAAACATGCCTTTACCGGAAGTGGAGCAAGAAGCTATATGGCGGTGGCAGGTGGAATCAATGTACCGATCATTATGGACAGCCGCTCCACCTACACAAGAGCATCATTTGGAGGTCATGAAGGGCGCCGATTAGCCAAGGGGGACCAGCTGGAGATCGGGAAACTGACAACTGAACAAGAGAAAATCCTACAATTTATAAAAGAAACAGGCACGGACCATCTAGTTACTTGGTTCGTTCCGTCCCAGTTTTTCGACTCGGATGTACCGAACAACACGATCCAAATAATCAAAAATGAACAGCTCGAGACCTTTACTATAGAGAGTCAAAACGCTCTTTTAGCTCGTCCATTTACGGTAACATCACAATCCGACCGTATGGGGTACCGCCTCGAAGGTGCAGAACTGTCAAAGAAAAGCAGTAAAAATGAGATTTCCTCTGCTGTTCCATTTGGGACGATTCAAGTTCCCCCTGACGGTAACCCAATCATTTTACTTGCAGATCGGCAGACGACAGGAGGTTATCCCATAATCGGATACACGGCAAGCATCGATCGCCATAAGCTTGCACAAATGAAGCCCGGGGACAAATTATACTTCGAATCGATTGATGTAGAAGAAGCTCAGGAACAATTTTTCTTAAAAGAAGAGGCGATACGTCAGGTGAAAGCGGGTATTAAATTACGCTTGAAAGGATTGAAGAAGAAATGA